The following is a genomic window from Bordetella petrii.
CCGCCGCACCCTTCTCAAAATGGCAGCCACAACAGGCGCTGCCGCGATAGTTTCGCCGCGTATAGTCATGGCGGCCGGCGAGCAACCCGTGAAGTTCGGCGTGGACAACCCCGTCACGGGAACCTACGCAATCACCGGCAGGAACGAGCTGCAAGGCATGCAGCTTGCCATCGAGGAAATCAACGCCAAGGGCGGCATCCTGGGGCGCCAGGCCGTGCTGATCGTTGAAGACTCCACCAGCGGCGACGCTGGCGTAGCGGTGCAAAAAGCGCGCAAACTCATCGAGCGCGACCAGGTCGATTTTCTGATCGGCAATGTGAACTCCGGCCTGACCGAAGCCATTTCCCAGGTGGCTCACTCCAAAGGCGTATTCATGCTGGACCCGGGCGGGCACGCCGACCCCATCACCGGCACCGAATGCCACTGGAACGTGTTCCAGACCTGCCCGTCGACCACCTTGCTGGTCAACGCCATCGCGCCCGATCTGATCAAGCGCTTCGGCAAGAAGTTTTATTTCCTGGTGCCCGATTACGCGTTCGGCCATGGCCTGCTGGAAGCCTATAACGCCAACCTTAAAAAGTACGGCGCCACCAACGTCGGCGCCGACCTGATCCCCCTGGGCACCGCCGACTATTCTTCTTACCTGATCAAGGCGCAGTCGGCCAGCCCCGATGTCATCGTCATTCTGCAGAACGGCGACGACCAGACCAACGTGCTGAAGCAGGCCGTGCAGTTCGGCCTGGACAAGCGGTTTCACATTGCCGGCGCGAACATCGAGCTGGAAACGCTCGAAGCGCTGCCGCCCAATGCGCGCATCGGCAACTGGGTCATCGAGTGGTATTGGAACCAGCCCGACGTGCCCCATGTGAAGGCGTTCGTCGACGCCATCAAGAAGAAAACCGGCCGGGTGCCGACGGCGCGCACCTGGTTCGGCCACACCTCGATCCACGCCTGCGCGCTGGCAGCTGCCAAGGCAAAGTCGCTGGACGCGGTGAAGATGGCCAGAGCGCTAGACGGGCTGGTACTGCCGCCCGAAGTCGCCCTGCAACCGGGCGAGGCCGTCTACCGGGCCGGCCAGCACTTGCTTATCGGCACGCTGTGGGCCGGCCACGCCCAGACGCAGGGCAACGGCGACGACGACCTCTTCCATATCGATACCATCATCGATAGCAAGACCATCGCGCCAACCATAGAAGAAGCCGGCTGCAAGATGACCTGGCCCGCCTGACGGGCTGCGCCATGGGATAACCGGGCACATCCGCGCACTGTCGCGGATGGCCCGGCCCGCATCAACCCCGTCATACCTTGAGCCAGGCTGCCTCCCCTGCCGGGGACGAATCTTGCCTATTTAATGGAGAGCTGGCGTGACCCAGTTGATTCTTTTCAACATATTCAACGGGTTGGTCATCGGCGCGTTCTATGCATTGATGGCCCTGGGCTTGTCCCTGATCATCAACCTGACCAATGTCATCAACTTCGCGCACGGCGAATTCCTTGCGCTGGGCGGCTACATTGCCTACACGCTCGACCCTTACCTGGGATTCTGGTGGGCGCTGATCGTGTCGCCGTTCATCACGGCCATCATAGGGCTGGTCGTGGAGCGCGTGCTGATACGCCCCCTGTACAACCGCGACCCGCTCTACAGCCTGCTGCTCACGTTCGGGCTGGCCTACGTGCTGCAGGATTCGATCCGCTTCATCTGGGGCGCGCAAGGCTTGCCGCTGCAAACCCCCGCCGTTTTGAACTCGCCACTGAGCCCCACGCTGTTTTTCCTGACGGGCTACCGCGTCTTCATGGTGGCCCTGGTGGCGGTGGCCGTAGCGGTGCTGTTCTACGTGCTGAAGAAAACCCGGGTAGGCATGCGCATACGCGCCGGCACGCTCGACCTGGAAATGGTGTCCGCGCTGGGCGTCGACGTGCGCATTCTGCGCAACCTGAACTTCGGCCTGGGCATTTTTTTCGCGGGGCTGGCCGGCGTGCTGGCGGCCGGCATGCTGGGACTAACGCCCACCATTGGCGAAGGCCTGATCATGCCCAGCTTCGTGGCGGTCATTGTGGGCGGGCTGGGCAGCCTGGTAGGCACCCTGTTCGGCGGCCTGGTGATCGGCGTGGCGGCGGGCGTGGTAACGGTGTTCTACCCATCGGCCTCCGAAGCTTCCATCTACGTAATCATGGCGATCGTGCTGCTGTTCCGGCCGTACGGCCTGTTTGGCGAGAAAGGCGGGACCAAACTGTGAATCACCGCATGAAAATAGCAAAACACTCGCAGTGGGTCCTGTGGGCCGTGCTGTTGAGCATGCCTTACTGGATGACGCTTCTGGGAGGGTATACGGACCTGGCCTCGCGCCTGCTGGTGATCGGGCTGGCGGCCATGGCAACCAACCTGCTGGTCGGCCATACCGGGGTCAACTCGTTCGGCCATGCCGCGTACTTCGGGCTGGGCGCGTACGCCACGGGCCTTACGCTGAAGTACCTGATGCCCAGCACCCCCACGGCCTTCGTCATGGGCGTGGTGGTCGGCACGCTGGGCGGCATGCTGATCGGCGCGTTGATCGTCAGGCTGCGCGGCATCTACTTCGCGCTGGCCACCATTGCCTTCGGGCAGGTGTTCTACTTCATTGCGTTTCGCTGGAACTCGGTCACGGGCGGAGACAACGGCTTGCGGGGCTTCCAGCGCCTGGCCATAGACCTGGGGTTCACGCAGCTAGACATTACGTCCAGCCTGGCCTTCTACTATGTGGTGCTGGCCATCCTGGCGCTTTGCGCCTATGCCATGGCCACTATCTTGCGGTCGCCGTTCGGGCATACGCTGCAGGCCATCCGCGAAAACGAGCGGCGCGCGCAGTTCCTGAGCATTCCCGTCAACCGCCACATCTGGATCGCCTACACGATCTCGTGCTTCTTCGTGTCGATAGCGGGGTCGCTATACGCCCTGCTCAACAACTTCGCCAGCCCCCACGACCTGTACTGGACGCAATCGGGCGACTTCGTGCTTATGGCGGTCATTGGCGGCATGCGTTCCTTCTGGGGGCCGCTGCTGGGGGCCGCGATTTTCGTGTTGGCGCAAGACTATCTTTCCGGCGTCACGCAAGACTGGATGTTCTTCATCGGGATGATATTCGTGCTGGTCGTGCTGCTAATTCCCCGTGGTATCGCCGGACTTTTCCAACGGAGGGCGCAATGAGCCTTCTACAAGTCCATAACGTTTCCCAGCACTTCGGCCAGCTCGTGGCGGTAAACGACGTTTCGCTTACCGTTGAACCCGGCGAGCTGCACGCCATCATCGGCCCGAATGGCGCGGGCAAGACCACGTTCTTCAACATGATCAGCGGGTTCTACCGGCCCACGCACGGCCGCATCGTGTTCGACGGCGTGGACGTCACCGACGTGCAGCCGCAAGACCGCGTGGCCATGGGCATGGCGCGAACCTTTCAAATTACCGAAGTTTTTCGCGAACTGACCGTGCGGGAAAACCTGCGCGTCGCCGTCGAAGTCACGCAGGGCCTGCGGCTTAAGCTGTTCCGGTCGCGGCAACAGAGCAGCGAAACCGAAGAC
Proteins encoded in this region:
- a CDS encoding ABC transporter substrate-binding protein; the protein is MNDRVDDTSNSKGISRRTLLKMAATTGAAAIVSPRIVMAAGEQPVKFGVDNPVTGTYAITGRNELQGMQLAIEEINAKGGILGRQAVLIVEDSTSGDAGVAVQKARKLIERDQVDFLIGNVNSGLTEAISQVAHSKGVFMLDPGGHADPITGTECHWNVFQTCPSTTLLVNAIAPDLIKRFGKKFYFLVPDYAFGHGLLEAYNANLKKYGATNVGADLIPLGTADYSSYLIKAQSASPDVIVILQNGDDQTNVLKQAVQFGLDKRFHIAGANIELETLEALPPNARIGNWVIEWYWNQPDVPHVKAFVDAIKKKTGRVPTARTWFGHTSIHACALAAAKAKSLDAVKMARALDGLVLPPEVALQPGEAVYRAGQHLLIGTLWAGHAQTQGNGDDDLFHIDTIIDSKTIAPTIEEAGCKMTWPA
- a CDS encoding branched-chain amino acid ABC transporter permease; the encoded protein is MTQLILFNIFNGLVIGAFYALMALGLSLIINLTNVINFAHGEFLALGGYIAYTLDPYLGFWWALIVSPFITAIIGLVVERVLIRPLYNRDPLYSLLLTFGLAYVLQDSIRFIWGAQGLPLQTPAVLNSPLSPTLFFLTGYRVFMVALVAVAVAVLFYVLKKTRVGMRIRAGTLDLEMVSALGVDVRILRNLNFGLGIFFAGLAGVLAAGMLGLTPTIGEGLIMPSFVAVIVGGLGSLVGTLFGGLVIGVAAGVVTVFYPSASEASIYVIMAIVLLFRPYGLFGEKGGTKL
- a CDS encoding branched-chain amino acid ABC transporter permease, with product MKIAKHSQWVLWAVLLSMPYWMTLLGGYTDLASRLLVIGLAAMATNLLVGHTGVNSFGHAAYFGLGAYATGLTLKYLMPSTPTAFVMGVVVGTLGGMLIGALIVRLRGIYFALATIAFGQVFYFIAFRWNSVTGGDNGLRGFQRLAIDLGFTQLDITSSLAFYYVVLAILALCAYAMATILRSPFGHTLQAIRENERRAQFLSIPVNRHIWIAYTISCFFVSIAGSLYALLNNFASPHDLYWTQSGDFVLMAVIGGMRSFWGPLLGAAIFVLAQDYLSGVTQDWMFFIGMIFVLVVLLIPRGIAGLFQRRAQ